The following proteins are encoded in a genomic region of Liolophura sinensis isolate JHLJ2023 chromosome 7, CUHK_Ljap_v2, whole genome shotgun sequence:
- the LOC135470361 gene encoding LOW QUALITY PROTEIN: protein SEC13 homolog (The sequence of the model RefSeq protein was modified relative to this genomic sequence to represent the inferred CDS: inserted 1 base in 1 codon): protein MVSVINSIDTAHEDMIHDAQMDYYGVKLATCSSDRTIKIFDVKNGQHTTVATLKGHEGPVWQLAWXHPMYGNLLASCGYDRKVIIWKETNGSWGKLHEYAQHDSSVNSVCFAPHEYGLILAAGSSDGSISILTSTGDSWDEQKINNAHSLGCNAVSWAPAISPNTLLESSGQRPLPAKRFVSGGCDSLVKIWRFDEDNGQWVEAQKLEGHSDWVRDVAWAPSIGLPKSIIASCSQDCRVIIWTNDGNSNSWTSKVLHKFNDVIWHVSWSITGNILAVSGGDNKVSLWKESLEGQWVCISDVNKGQGKVTDSRNITSS, encoded by the exons atg GTATCTGTCATCAATTCAATTGACACAGCGCATGAAGACATGATT CATGATGCTCAGATGGATTACTATGGTGTCAAATTAGCAACATGTTCCTCAGACCGTacaatcaaaatatttgatgtGAAGAATGGTCAACACACAACTGTCGCTACATTAAAAGG ACATGAAGGTCCTGTCTGGCAACTAGCTT CACATCCAATGTATGGCAACTTGTTGGCATCATGTGGCTATGACAGAAAGGTCATAATCTGGAAAGAAACAAATGGATCATGGGGAAAACTTCATGAGTATGCACAGCATGACTCTTCTG TGAATTCGGTTTGTTTTGCACCACATGAGTATGGACTAATTCTGGCAGCAGGAAGTTCAGATGGGTCAATATCGATCCTTACCAGCACAG GTGATTCATGGGATGAGCAGAAAATTAACAACGCACATTCA ctGGGATGTAATGCTGTCAGTTGGGCACCGGCTATCTCTCCTAACACACTCCTAGAATCATCTGGCCAAAGACCTCTTCCTGCTAAAAGATTTGTATCTGGAGGATGTGACAGCCTTGTGAAAATTTGGAG aTTTGATGAAGATAACGGACAGTGGGTGGAAGCGCAAAAACTTGAAGGACACAGCGACTGGGTGCGGGATGTTGCCTGGGCGCCCTCTATAGGTCTTCCAAAGAGCATCATAGCCAGCTGTTCACAA GACTGTAGGGTTATTATCTGGACAAATGATGGCAACAGCAATTCATGGACATCTAAAGTGTTACACAAATTTAATGACGTAATCTGGCATGTGAGCTGGTCTATAACTGGAAACATACTCGCAGTTTCAGGTGGAGATAATAAG GTGAGCTTGTGGAAGGAATCACTGGAAGGCCAGTGGGTGTGCATCAGTGATGTGAATAAGGGCCAAGGCAAAGTTACTGACAGCCGAAATATAACCTCCTCCTGA